Proteins from a single region of Diorhabda sublineata isolate icDioSubl1.1 chromosome 2, icDioSubl1.1, whole genome shotgun sequence:
- the LOC130440758 gene encoding uncharacterized protein LOC130440758, giving the protein MDLLFLITYGLVHNIMMHDHMVNFTKEQLIDGRDYMENCTLKSDAAWKLNRILIFPLMPADALLNLRCSARPIYDECVNSLNNRMRVNLNATQINALNYWRKIDSDILDHSCDKIEMFKNMTQEGTACSRSSNKALKDCSVHLTSLDNVGFYDIPEFQQRCSDFEKFETCMKISFAKICPPNVNEYIGGIIRAILSNICPKNVV; this is encoded by the exons ATGGATTTGTTGTTCCTGATTACATATG GTTTGGTGCATAATATAATGATGCACGACCATATGGTAAACTTTACGAAAGAACAACTAATT gATGGACGCGACTATATGGAAAATTGTACATTGAAATCAGATGCAGCATGGAAACTTAACCGTATATTGATATTTCCTTTAATGCCAGCTGATGCTTTATTAAATCTTAGATGTTCAGCAAGACCTATATATGATGAATGTGTGAATTCTCTCAACAATAGAATGCGAGTAAATTTGAATGCTACTCAAATAAACGCACTGAACTATTGGAGAAAAATCGATAGCGACATTTTAGATCATTCGTGTGATAAGATAGAAATGTTCAAGA ATATGACACAAGAAGGCACGGCATGTAGCAGATCATCCAATAAAGCTTTAAAAGACTGTTCTGTACATCTCACAAGCTTAGATAACGTAGGATTCTATGATATTCCCGAATTTCAACAACGGTGCAG TGATTTCGAGAAGTTTGAAACCTGTATGAAGATATCGTTTGCTAAAATTTGTCCACCAAATGTTAACGAGTACATTGGGGGTATAATACGCGCAATTTTATCCAATATTTGTCCCAAAAACGTTGTCTGA